The Halobacteriovoraceae bacterium genomic interval ACCAAGATTTTATTATTGGTCTCTATGCTTCAAGCCTAGTAAAAGATGATGGAGAGCTGCAAGTCGGGATTGGATCTCTAGGGGATGCTGTTATCTATGGACTTACGCTCAGACAAAATCATAATGAAATTTATCAAGATGTTCTCAGAGAAACAAATTATTCGCAGAAATTTCAAGACGTAATCACCCGATTAGGGGATACAGCTACTTTTAAAAAAGGTCTTTTTGGTGCCACCGAAATGATGGTAGACGGCTTTAAAACTCTTTATGAAAATAATATTTTGAAAAAGAAAGTATATGATCACATTGGCATTCAAAGATTAATTAACATGGGTGAGATTGATCCAGAAAATTTACCTCATAATATCCTCGATATTCTCATAAAAAATAAGATAATATTTCCGCAAATCACTGATGAAGATTTATGTTTGATCAAAAAGTTTGGAATTTTAAATGCAGATTTAAAACTTAAAGGAAGTACCCTCATAATAGATGAATATAAACTAAGCAATGATTTGAATAACTCTGAAACCTACTCAATTCTATCGCAAAAATATATTGGTAAAAAATTGGTCAATGGCCATATTATTCATGCTGGATTTTTTCTTGGGCCTGAAAATTTTTATAGCTGGCTTAAAGATTTGCCGATAAAAGAAAGAAAACTTATAGATATGAGGAGCGTTCTTAAAATCAACCAACTCTATGGACATGAAAAAATCGATAGATTACATAGAAAAAATGCAAGATTTATCAATACTTGCATGATGACAACTCTTAGCGGTGCTCATGTATCAGACGGTATTGGAGATGGAAGAGTTGTCAGTGGAGTGGGGGGACAATTTAATTTTGTTGCAATGGCACAAGAGCTGCCTGACGGGCATTCTATTCTAACGATGCGTTCAACGAGAATAAAAAATGGAAAAGTATATTCTAATATTGTTAAAAATTACCCTCATATTACAGTACCTAGACATATGAGAGATGTTCTTATAACTGAATATGGAATTGCTTTTCTAAGAGGAAAAACGGACGCAGAGTTAATCCAAGAGTTACTAAAAGTTTGTGACAGTAGGTTTCAGGGAGAACTTTTAAAGTGGGCAAAAAAAAGTGGAAAAATAAACTCCGAATATGAAATTCCCATTCAATTTAAAAATAATTTTCCTCATACCTATGAAGATATTCTTAAAAAATTTAAAAAGAGTGGATACTTTCCTAAATTTCCATTTGGCACTTCATTTACAGAGGATGAATTAAAAATAGGTGCAGCACTAAAAAATATTGTCTTCTGCAAAGAGAAAAATTTAAATAAGTTTATAGGAATAGTCATTAAATCGATCTTTAGTCCCATTAAAAAAGATAATCAGAAATTACTTCAGATGATGAAACTAGATTCTTCATCCTCATTTATTGAACGAATTTATGCAAAAATTTTGAATTATTTTCTTTAATTTTTTCTTATAACGATAAAAGCAATATCGTCTTCTTTTTTCCAATTCTTCTTTTCAGTACAGGAATTTTTTAAACTATCAAATAAAATGCCAAAGTCACTTTCGTTGCATAATTTTCCAAGCTCGACATGGGAGATATTATCAAATATTCCATCTGTTCCCAACAAAATCGTATGACCTTTTTTTATCATTCGTTCAGTAGTTCCTTCAATCCTTACCGCTGGATCTCCAAGCATATTATTTACAATATGTCTTTCAGGAAAACCTAATGACTCCTCTTGCGACATTACCCCGGCCTCAATACTATGCCCAATCATAGAATGTGGAATAGTGGCAAAGCATTTATCTCCTATACTATTCCAAGAGATAATTTCTGAGTCTCCAACATGAAAAGTACGAAGAAAATCTTTATTAATTTCAACCATGGACAAAG includes:
- a CDS encoding SpoIIE family protein phosphatase gives rise to the protein MPLIKELPLIIKNNREAQFGKFDFENFTVGYYCSMGKDKTQNEDVLFIAQKADLLVFGVSDGAGGHPRGQDAAIATAETLLNEIKKSRAKNLNFFSCIEKANKAVLGLKAGAFCTLSMVEINKDFLRTFHVGDSEIISWNSIGDKCFATIPHSMIGHSIEAGVMSQEESLGFPERHIVNNMLGDPAVRIEGTTERMIKKGHTILLGTDGIFDNISHVELGKLCNESDFGILFDSLKNSCTEKKNWKKEDDIAFIVIRKN